The nucleotide sequence CCGGCTGCTCGAACGCCGCGAAGTGCCCGCCCTTCTCCAGCTCGTTGAAGTGCACGAGCTTCGGGAAGCGCTTCTCCGCCCAGCGGCGTGAGGTGCGGAAGATCTCCTTCGGGAAGATCGAGCAGCCCACCGGGATCGTGACGGGGTCCATCGGCGGCGTGCGGAAGCTCTCCCAGTACAGGCGCGCCGAAGAAGCAGCGTTCGCGGGCAGCCAGTAGAGCATCACGTTGTCGAGCAACTCGTCGCGCGTGAGCACGTTCTCCGGGTGCCCGTCGCAGTCGGTCCACGACCAGAACTTCTCGACGATCCACGCGGCTTGACCCGCGGGCGAATCTGTTAGGCCGTAGCCCACGGTTTGCGGGCGCGTGCTCTGCTCCTTCGAGTAGCCCGAGTCCCAGTCGTTGTAGTGCTGCATGCCGGCGAGCGCGGACTTCTCCTTGTCCGTGAGGTCCGCCATCGTCGCGGGGTCCGGCGGCGCGATCGGCATGTTGAGGTGGATGCCGAGGCAGTTCTGCGGGTCCTGGATGCCGATGCAAGTCGTCACCATCGCACCCCAGTCGCCGCCCTGCGCCGCGTAGCGCGCGTAGCCGAGCCGCGGCATCAGCACGGACCAGGCGCGCGCGATGCGCTGCACGTTCCAGCCGTTCCTCGCGGGCTTGCCCGAGAAGCCGTAGCCGGGCAGCGACGGCGCCACGACGTGGAAGGCGTCGCGCGCGTCGCCGCCGAATGCGGTCGGGTTCGTGAGCGGCTCGATCACTTTGTGGAACTCGACGATCGAGCCTGGCCAGCCGTGGGTGATCACGAGCGGCATGGCGTTCGCGTGGGGCGAGCGCACGTGCAGGAAGTGGATGTCGACGCCGTCGATCTGGGTCTTGAACTGTGGGAAGCGGTTCAGCCGCGCCTCGCGCGCCCGCCAGTCGTACTTCTCGGCCCAATAGGCGCAGAGATCCTGCACGTACGCGAGCGGGATGCCCTGCGACCAATCGTCGACGCACTCGCGCTCGGGAAAGCGCGTCGCCCGCAGGCGGCGGCGTAGGTCATCCAGCTGTTCGTCGGTCGCGGCGATGCGGAAGGGCTCGATGCGGTCGGACATGTGGGCCTCCAGGCGTGCTCGCCCACGCTGGCACTCCCGGTTGAGCGCGCGCAATCGCGCTGAGCGAGTGGTCTGCGGCTCGGCCGAAACTCCGGGAAACGCCAAGGGGCTGCCCCCTTGCTGGCGGCTCCGAGAAGGCCGCTGCTAGGGTGCCCGGCCGAAAGGCCTTCCGATTGGTTCTTCGCAACTGGCCCAGTCAGCCCGCGTCTAGTTCCCCTCGAACGCGCCTTTCCCGCGCGAGCGCAGTCGCGCAGCACGCGGTCAAACCAAGCGAGGGGTTTCGCCTGCCCGGATTGTCCGGCTCCGAGCCCACGCAGGTCGCTCCCACCTATTAGGGTGGCGCGGCAGAGGAAACGAGTTCTTGGCAAAGAAGCTCTACGTAGGAAACATCCCCTTCACCACCACCGAGGCAGATCTCCGCGCGATGTTCGAGACGCACGGAGCCGTCACGTCCGTGAAAGTCATTACGGATCGTGAGACGGGCCGCTCGCGCGGCTTCGCGTTCGTCGAGATGGACGACGCGACTGCGGCGCAGAACGCGATTCGCGCGCTCGACGGCTCCCAAATGGGTGGCCGCAGCCTGCGCGTGAACGAAGCGCAGGATCGCCGCGAAGGCGGCGGTGGCGGTGGCGGAGGCCGCGGCGGCTACGGCGGCGGCGGCGGCCGCGGTGGCTACGGCGGCGGCGGTGGCGGCGGCTACGGCGGCGGCGGTGGTGGTGGCCGCGGCGGTTACGGCGGCGGCGGCGGTGGTTACGGCGGTGGCCGGGACCGCGACCGCGACCGCTACTAGACCGGGCGATTCGGCCAGCTGTTAGGCCCGCGCGGGCCGCGACACGCACACGCGGTTGCGGCCCGCGCTCTTCGCCTCTTCCGTGGCGCGCAGCGCGCGCGCTACGAGCACTTCGCTCGCCTCGAGCAGAGGCCCCGTACTCGCGACGCCCGCGCTCACGCTGAGCGTGACCTCCGAGCCGCCCCAGACCGGGAAGCTCGCACCTTCGACGCGCAGGCGGATGCGCTCCGCGACGACGCTCGCCGCTTCGGCGTGGCAGCCGAGCAGCGCCACGACGAACGCGTCGACTCCCCAGCGTCCGGTCCAGTCCGCCGGCCGCACGGTGTCGTGCACCATGCGCGCCACACGCGCGAGCGCTTCATCGAAAGCGGCGGGGCCGACGCGCCCGGCGAGGAGCTTCGCGTGATCCACATCGACGAGGATCAGCGCGAGCGGCAGCCCCGCGGAGTGGGAGCGGGTCACGGCGTCCTCGAGCGCACGCTGCGAGGCCGCGCGGGTGGCGAGGCCCGTGAGCCCGTCGAGCTGCGCGCCGCGGCGCAGGTGACGCTGCGAGCGCACCAGATCGTCCTCTGCCCGCGCTCTGATCGCCGCCCGCTCATAGCCGAGCAGCAGCACGGCGCACGCTTCGGCGAACGGCTCGAGCGCCGCGCGCAGGCTCGGCGCGTCGGCGCCAGCAGGCGCGAGCAGCACGATCTCGCCGAGTGACTCGCCAAGCGCTTCGAGCGCGAGCACGATGCCGCCGTCGAGCGCGGGCTCGCGCGCGAGCTCTTCACCGCGAACCTGGAGCTCGCTCGCGCCGCCGCAGGCCGCGAGCACGCGCAGGGCGCCTCCGCCGCGTGCTGTCGGAACGCGCTCCGCGACGACGCCGCCGCTGCACTGCGCGAGCGCGACCACTTCCTCGAGCACGCTCCCGACCGCCTCGTGCTTCGCGCGCGCGGGCCCAGCCGCGAGCTCGCCGAGCGCGCGCACGGCGACTCGCAGCGCATCGCGCTCGAGGTCCGCGGCAGAAAGCACACTCGGCATTGCGCACTCATCGGCGCGCGCGAGCGAGGCCCTAAGCGTCGCGCGTCTCGTGGGGCGCTGGGCGGTGGCCGAAGCCGGCGAGTAGCAGCAAGTCGTAGGCAATCTTGAGCACGCCGCCGGTCGCGAGCGCCCACTGGAACGCGCCCGCCGCGAGCATGGGGCCGGCAATCAGCGCGCTCGGCGCGCCGCCGAACGCGCGCGGCACGTTGGTCACGCTCGCAGCCGCAGCGCGTTCGCCCTCGGGCACGACCGACATCACGTAGGCCTGCCGCGCCGGCACGTCCATCTGCGAGAGGCTCGCGCGCAGCCACAAACACGCGATCGCGAGCGGGAGCGTCGGCATGAAGCCGAGCGCGATCATGAAGCAGTTGGCCGGGATGTGCGTGTAGACCATCGTGCGAATCAGCCCGATGCGGCGCGCGACGAGGGGAGCGGCGAGCTGCGAAGCCGCGCTCAGGCCCGAGGCGACGCTCATCGCGAGGGCCACCTGCGCCACGCTCGCGTCGTGGCGCGCGATCAGCCATGCGATCACGAGCGTGCGCACGCTGAAGCCACCGCCGAACGAGTCGAGCGTGAACAGCGCGGAGAGCTTGAGCACGACGCCGCGCGACTCGCGCAGGGGCTGCGCGGGGGTGCGCTCACCGGCGCGCGCGCGTCCCACACGCAGTGGCGCGTAGAGCGCAGCGAGTAGCGCGCCGCACGCGGCGTACGCAATGAGCGCGAGCTGCGCGTCGCCATGCGCGCCGGCGCCAGCTTGCGCGAGGAGCCCGGCTGCCTGGCTGCCGAGCATCATGCCCAGAGCGCCCGCGACGTTGTAGTAGGCGAAACGCGAGGCGCGGCCCTCGGCGTCGCCGGTCTCGGCGAGCAGCGCCTGCTCGATCGGCAGAAACAGCGAGAGGTCCGAATCGCCGGGATTGAACGTGCCGACGAAGACGATCGCGAGCAGCCAGAGCGGGCTCGGTGCGAACGCCATGCCCACGCCTGTCAGGGCGAGCAGGGCGCACGAGGCGACGAGCAAGCTGCGCGCGGCTAAGCGGTGCGCGACGAGCCCGGCCGCGAGCGTCGCGAGCGCGGAGCCGAGCAGCGCGGCGAAGGTGAGCGTGCCGAGCTCGCCAGCGCGGCCGGCGTCGACGAGCCAGCGCGAGACGAGGATCACCAGAGCGCCGTCGGCGAGGCCGCGCAGCCCGCGCGCGAAGATGAGCCGCGCCGAGTCGCTCACGGTCGCGGCTGCGCTGCGTAGAAGCGCTGCAGCGAGACGAGCGCAGCGGCCGAGAGCACGTGCCACAGCGCGTGGCCCTGGAGCCAGCTCTCGGGATCGCACCAAGCGCGCGTCACGTCGGCGAGCGAGAACGCGCTCGCAGCGGCGAGGAGCGCGAGAGCGGCCCAATAACTTGCATACGAAGCGGACGCGTCACGCCTCCGGAACAGCGCGAGCTCCTGCGCGACCGAGCCGAGGATCAGCACGAACACCGTCGCCTGAATCGGCACGCCCGCGTAGAAGAGCGGCGGCACGCACGCGCTGGCGGCGACCGTGCCCGCGAGCCACGCCGCGCGTTCGCGCTGCGGCGCGATCCAGCCGAGCCGCACGGCATTGCGCGCGAGCACGAGGAAGCAGAACACGAACATCCCGACGAAGTCGAAGAACTGCAGCAGCCACGTGTAGGAGGCGTGGTAGGCGAACGAGAACGCGCCCACCGCGAGACTCGCCGGTGCGAAGTGCGCGAGGTCGCCGCTCGAGCTCGTTCGTGCGAGGCGCCACATCGCGAGCGCGCCCAACAAGTACGCGACGTTGGACCAGGCTTCGGCCGGGTTCACGATCCACGCGCACGCCTCCCGCTCGCACCAGTCCACGTTCGGCGGCGTGAAGCCGCTCCACGGGCAGCCGGGCGGAAGCGCAGGCGCGAGGCGCATGCGCGGAGCCTACGCGAGCGCGTCGGGCGCGGTCGTTCTGTTAGGCAGCGGTGCGGGTGAGGCGCTCGCGGTAGAAGCGCGGCGGTGCGAACGCGAGCAGCGTGCACGACGCCATGGTCGTTCCCGAGACCGTCGTCGCGATGAGCACGAGCGGTTCTTGCAGCGGCGTCAGGTCCGAGGCGATCGCCGCGGCGTTCGCGAGCGCGCCGGCGACGACCGCGCAGCCGATTCCCGTGAAGAGCTGAAAGCGGTTGTGGACGATGCGATCGCCGAGCCCGAGGGCGAGTTGGCGGTGAAGCCTGCGCGCGGTGAGGCCGGCCTCGAGCGCGCCCCATCCGTAAGCGATCGCGGCGAGCGTCATCTGCCAGAAGGTCGGCGCCTGGCCACGCTCCGGCGTGCACAGCGCGGACTGCGCCACGAATGCGGCGACGAGAACGAGCGCGAGCGTCTTTGCCCACGCGGCCTCGGGGCGGAACACGCGCTGAACGAACACCGCGAACAGCGCGAAGCCGGCGCTCACGCACGCGTTGCCGAGCCAGTCGAGCGCGGGGCTGCCGCTGAGCGGGCCGACGATCCGCAGCGGGTATCCGATGGCGACGGCCAGCAACAACGAGAAACCGAGCAGCCGCTCCGGCAGCTCGCGGGTGCGGCGAGCGAGCGTGAGCAGTCGGATCGCGACGATCCATCCCACGAGCGTTTGAAACGCTACCGCGAGCAGGGCACCCACCATGCGCAGCCCAATCGGTCGCCGGGCGGACGATCTTGAGCGGCTCGTCTCGGTCAGCACGCGCGGAGGCCCCGGAGGCACATCCGTCGCGCCCGGGCCGGCGCCGCCCTGGCGCGCGGGACGCCTAGCTCCCGGTCGCCGCTGCGTCGAAGCTCGCGAGCGCACCGCGCGCCATCTCCGCGTAGCGCGCCAGCGGAAAGTTCTCGCGCGCGAGGCCGGTGTGCCCGAGCGCGGCGATCAGAGCGCCGCGCGCGACATCCCGGTTCCAGCCGAGGGCCGAACTGTGCGCAGCGATCTCGCGCCCGAGCCGCGAGCGCGAGACGCCGAAGGAGCGCGCGGCGCGCACGAGGTCGAGGATCGGGAAGCCCGAGACACGCGACGTATCCCAATCGATCAGCACGAAGCGGCGCGAGAAGGGCGCAGCGGAAGGCGCGCCCAACACGTTGCCGGCCCACAGGTCGCCGTGCATGACGACGTGGCGCGGGCGCCAGGCGGCGGCCGCGATGCGCGCTCGCGCGGCGCGCGCGCCCGCACGAATCTCGTCGCCTAGCGCAGGCTCGCTCTCCGCGTAGGCAAGCGCCTCTCCGTAGCAGCTCCGCGCTGATTCATCGGCCGCGCCCGCCGCGCGCCGCGCCACCTCGCGCAGCCACGCGAGTAGCGCACCCGCAAGCCAGCGCCGCTCGGCGCGCGCAGCAAGGCCGTGGCCCAGCACGCGCGCCTGCGGCATCAGCGCCCAGGTTCGACCCGCGTGCTCGCCCTCGGCGCGCGCAGTCACGACGACGCGCCCGAGCTCCTCGCCGAGCGCCGCGCGCGCCGCACGCCCGCGCTCGCAGCCGCGCGCGATCAGCCGCGGCGCGATCTCGGGCGCGTACAGCACAACGCCGATCGCCTCACCTCGCGCCCCACGCGCCGCAAGCTTCAGCGTTTCATCCGCGACGCCCTTGTGCTCCGCGAACGCCGCGAGCGAGACGCGCTCGCCGAGCGCCCGCGCAAGCTGCTCTTCGAGCGCAGCAATCAGCGCAGGCGAGATCTGCTGGAGCGACATCGAGCGCAGCGTATCCCGCTTCCGCGTTCACTTCGCTCGGCCTTGCCTCGCTGCGCGCTTCGCTTGCGGGCTTTTCCGAGCGAAGTGAATGCGAGAGCAGCGACGCGAAGCCGAGCGAAGCAAACGCGATAGCCTCGCGCGCCCCGCGATGAGGAGCGCGCCATTTCGCAGACGCAGAGCCAGGCTTCGCTCGCGAGCCTCTTCGCGGTCGTGATCGTCGATCTGATCGGCTTCGGCATCGTGATGCCGATCCTACCGTTCTGGGCGAGCGAGCTCGGCGCGAGCTCGACGACCTACGGGCTCATCCTCTCGTCGTACGCCGCAGCGCAGTTCGTCTGCTCGCCGCTCTGGGGCGCGCTCTCGGATCGCATCGGGCGCCGCCGCGTGCTGCTGATGACCGTCGCGGGCACTGCGGGAGCGCTCGCGCTGCTGGCCTTCGCCGAAGCGATCTGGCTCGTGTTCGCGGCGCGCATCCTCGCGGGCGCCTTCGCCGGCAACATCGGCGTCGCGTCCGCCTACATCACGGACCTGACACCTCCCGAGCAGCGCACGGGGAAGCTCGCGCTGATCGGGCTGTGCTTCGCAGTAGGTTTCTCGATCGGGCCTGCGCTCGCCTGGCCGCTCGCGTCGCTCGGCCCGCACGCGCCGCTCTGGTTCGCGGCAGGGCTCGCGGCGCTCAACTGGATCGCGGCGTTCGCGTTCCTGCGCGAGCCGCCGCGCGCCGAGGCCGCCGCGGCGAGCGGCGAGTCGCTTCGCTTCGGTGCGCTCGCGGACCCGCGCGTGCGCACGCTCGCGCTCGCGAACCTCGCGTTCTCGCTCGCGGTGACGCAGCTCGAGTCGATGTTCCCGCTCTTCATGAAGGACGAGTTCGCGTACACCGAGCGCGAGTTCGTTCCGCTCCTGCTCGCGATGGCCCTCGTGATGGGCGTCGTGCAGGGCGGCATGCGCCGCATCGTGCCCCGCGTTGGCGAAGCGCGACTCGCGCTGCTCGGGTGCGCCGCGTTGGCGCTCGTGTTCGCGGCGATTCCGATGATGCCGACCGTCGGCGTGCTCTTGCTGCCGCTCGCACTCTCGGCGATCGGCCGCGCCCTTGCGCAGCCGAGCATGCTCGGGCTCGTCTCGGTCGCGGCGACGCCGGAGTCGCGCGGTCAGGTGATGGGCACGTTCCAGTCGATGGCGTCGCTGGCGCGCGTGGTCGGGCCCACCGCCGCGGGCGCGCTCTACGCCGCGAACACCGCGCTTCCGTTCTGGCTCGCGGGAGCGCTCTGTGCCGGCCTCCTGCTCGTGCCTTGGCGTGGTCTCGCCCGCGACTTGGCGACGTCGCGCGCGACCTAACAGCTGAGCGCGCGAGATTTCCTCCCAGCGCGGTTTCTCGCCGTCGTAGCATTCGCGGCGTGGCCGCCTCGGTAGCCCCGCTTCGCATCGGCATCCTCGGCGCGGCGAACATCGCGCCGCTCGCACTCATCGCGCCGGCGCGCGAGGTCGCCGGCGCCGAGGTGCTCGCGGTCGCCGCGCGCGACGCCGAGCGGGCGCGCCGCTTCGCCGCGCGCCACGGCATCTCGCGCGTGCACAAGAGCTACGCCGCGCTGCTCGCGGATCCCGACGTCGACGCGGTCTACAACCCGTTGCCGAACTCGCATCACGGCCTCTGGACGCTGCGCGCGCTCGCGGCCGGGAAGCACGTGCTGTGCGAGAAGCCGTTCGCGGCAAATGCGGAGGAGGCGCAGCGCGTGGCCGACGCCGCGCGCACTTCGGGCCGCGTCGTGATGGAGGCGTTTCACTGGCGCTACCACCCGCTCGCGGCGCGGCTCCTCGAGATCGTGCGCAGCGGCGAGCTGGGTGAGGTGACGCGCGCCCGGGCTTCGCTGTGCGCGCCGCTCATCAGGCCGGGCGACATCCGCTACCGCGCGGACCTCGCCGGCGGCGCGATGATGGACATGGGCTGTTACACGGTGTCGGTCGTGCGCGCGCTCGCGGGCGAGGAGCCGCGCGTCGTCTCCGCGCGCGCGAAGCGCTCGTCGCAGCGAGTCGACCGCGCGATGGAGGCGGAGCTCGCGTTTCCGAGCGGAGCGACGGGCCACGTCGTGTGCTCGATGCTGTCGTGGCGCTTGTTAGGCGTCTCGGCGCGGGTGACTGGCACGCGCGGAACGCTGCACGTCACGAACCCGATCGCGCCGCAGCTCTTTCATCGCGTGACGGTGACGAGCGACGGCAAGAAGCGGCGTGAGCAGGTGAAGGACGGCACGAGCTACGGCCACCAGCTCGCCGCCTTCGTGAGCGCGGTGCGCGAGGGCGCGCCGTTCCCGACGACAGCGGATGACGCGGTCAGGAACATGGCGGTGATCGACGCCGTGTATCGCGCCGCAGGAATGGAGCCGCGCAAGCCCGCTGCGGAGTGACTAGAACCCATCTCGCGCGCCGGGCTCGGTCCGTAATTCCGAGATGGGTTCTACGGCGCGAAGCTCGGCGCTGGGACCGCGTCGGCCTGAGGCACGCCCGGGTGAAGGGGCGCGGCTTCGAGCTCGGGCTCGAGGCTCGGCGGCTTCGGCGCGATCGCCTGGTAGCGCGCCTCTTCGAAGTCGCGCGGCAGGATCTCGCTGAGAAAGCGCGCACTCTCGGAGCGCTGCTCCGGCGCGTCGCCCCACGCGCTCGCAAAGAACGCGCGCAGCGCGAGCGTCGTGATCATGATCTGGCGCCCGGGAGCGAGCGCCTTCGCCGGGGCGTCACGCGCGCACGGGAGCGCGACATCGCTCGCAGCGGCGATGCCTTGCTCTGCGCCGCCAAGCCCCGCGAACGGATTCTCGCCGCGCCGCAGCTTCAGGTTGCGCGAAAGCGCCCAGCAGCCGAGGCGATCGGGGTTGTCGAGCAGGCGCATCGCGCCGTCTGCCATCGACGCGAAGCCGGCGTGCGAGCCGCCCGCGAGCGTGAGCAGCGCGCCGCCGTGCACGAGCTTTTCGGGGAGCGGCGCGGCGTTCGCGGAGTAGTCGACGATCACGTCGGCGTCGCCCGCGATCATCAGGAAGGGAATGCGCGCACTCTCGAAGGAGCGCGGCGTGAACTGCGCGCTCGGCCCCGCGATCGAGACCGCGGCGACGATGCGCGGATCGCGCAGCGTGGGATGGAACGCAGCGGCGGTCGAGGTGAATCCGCCGAGCGAGAGGCCCGCGGCGCCGATGCGGCGCACGTCGACCGAGCCGCCGAAGCCCGGCTCGCTCGCGGCCCACTCGCTCGCCGCGTCGATCAAGAACGCGACGTCGCCCGGTTGGTTCGCGGCGTCGGAGATGTTCGGTCCGCCGGGCGCCCGGAAGTTCGTGGCGGGATAGTCCGCCGCGATCACGAGGGTGCCGTCGCTCGCGAGATCGCGCGCGTATCGCTCCGCTTCGGCGCGCATCGACATGAAGCCGTGGCTGTAGACGACGAGCGGGCGAGCGCCGGGCGCGTTCAGCGGGTAGTAGAGCGTCGTTTCGAGCGTGCGGGTCGCAGCGCCCGGGAAGTCGCCGTGCGCGGGCGTCGGGCGCGTGTCGTCGACGAGCGTGCGATCCGATGTCGCCACTTCGTACGGCCCGGGCGCGAGGCGCGCCGCGCTGGCGCTGACCGAGGACGGCTGAGCGGGCGCGCGCTTCGCCCAATACACGTAGACGCCGACGGCGAGCAGAGTGATTAGGGCGAGCAAAAACCTTACGACGCGCATGCCGTCTCCTGCACCACTACTCCGCGACCGCTTCCTCTGGGGATTTCTTCGGCGGCGCCACGAACGTGAAGCGCTCGACCTCACACGCCGCGCGCTGGGCCACGCGGTCGAGCTTGCGCGTCGTCTTGGCGGCGGCGTCGACGCACGCGACGATCTCGGGCGCGG is from Deltaproteobacteria bacterium and encodes:
- a CDS encoding MFS transporter produces the protein MSDSARLIFARGLRGLADGALVILVSRWLVDAGRAGELGTLTFAALLGSALATLAAGLVAHRLAARSLLVASCALLALTGVGMAFAPSPLWLLAIVFVGTFNPGDSDLSLFLPIEQALLAETGDAEGRASRFAYYNVAGALGMMLGSQAAGLLAQAGAGAHGDAQLALIAYAACGALLAALYAPLRVGRARAGERTPAQPLRESRGVVLKLSALFTLDSFGGGFSVRTLVIAWLIARHDASVAQVALAMSVASGLSAASQLAAPLVARRIGLIRTMVYTHIPANCFMIALGFMPTLPLAIACLWLRASLSQMDVPARQAYVMSVVPEGERAAAASVTNVPRAFGGAPSALIAGPMLAAGAFQWALATGGVLKIAYDLLLLAGFGHRPAPHETRDA
- a CDS encoding phosphotransferase; this translates as MSLQQISPALIAALEEQLARALGERVSLAAFAEHKGVADETLKLAARGARGEAIGVVLYAPEIAPRLIARGCERGRAARAALGEELGRVVVTARAEGEHAGRTWALMPQARVLGHGLAARAERRWLAGALLAWLREVARRAAGAADESARSCYGEALAYAESEPALGDEIRAGARAARARIAAAAWRPRHVVMHGDLWAGNVLGAPSAAPFSRRFVLIDWDTSRVSGFPILDLVRAARSFGVSRSRLGREIAAHSSALGWNRDVARGALIAALGHTGLARENFPLARYAEMARGALASFDAAATGS
- a CDS encoding ceramidase domain-containing protein: MRLAPALPPGCPWSGFTPPNVDWCEREACAWIVNPAEAWSNVAYLLGALAMWRLARTSSSGDLAHFAPASLAVGAFSFAYHASYTWLLQFFDFVGMFVFCFLVLARNAVRLGWIAPQRERAAWLAGTVAASACVPPLFYAGVPIQATVFVLILGSVAQELALFRRRDASASYASYWAALALLAAASAFSLADVTRAWCDPESWLQGHALWHVLSAAALVSLQRFYAAQPRP
- a CDS encoding Gfo/Idh/MocA family oxidoreductase, with the translated sequence MAASVAPLRIGILGAANIAPLALIAPAREVAGAEVLAVAARDAERARRFAARHGISRVHKSYAALLADPDVDAVYNPLPNSHHGLWTLRALAAGKHVLCEKPFAANAEEAQRVADAARTSGRVVMEAFHWRYHPLAARLLEIVRSGELGEVTRARASLCAPLIRPGDIRYRADLAGGAMMDMGCYTVSVVRALAGEEPRVVSARAKRSSQRVDRAMEAELAFPSGATGHVVCSMLSWRLLGVSARVTGTRGTLHVTNPIAPQLFHRVTVTSDGKKRREQVKDGTSYGHQLAAFVSAVREGAPFPTTADDAVRNMAVIDAVYRAAGMEPRKPAAE
- a CDS encoding MFS transporter translates to MIVDLIGFGIVMPILPFWASELGASSTTYGLILSSYAAAQFVCSPLWGALSDRIGRRRVLLMTVAGTAGALALLAFAEAIWLVFAARILAGAFAGNIGVASAYITDLTPPEQRTGKLALIGLCFAVGFSIGPALAWPLASLGPHAPLWFAAGLAALNWIAAFAFLREPPRAEAAAASGESLRFGALADPRVRTLALANLAFSLAVTQLESMFPLFMKDEFAYTEREFVPLLLAMALVMGVVQGGMRRIVPRVGEARLALLGCAALALVFAAIPMMPTVGVLLLPLALSAIGRALAQPSMLGLVSVAATPESRGQVMGTFQSMASLARVVGPTAAGALYAANTALPFWLAGALCAGLLLVPWRGLARDLATSRAT
- a CDS encoding epoxide hydrolase codes for the protein MSDRIEPFRIAATDEQLDDLRRRLRATRFPERECVDDWSQGIPLAYVQDLCAYWAEKYDWRAREARLNRFPQFKTQIDGVDIHFLHVRSPHANAMPLVITHGWPGSIVEFHKVIEPLTNPTAFGGDARDAFHVVAPSLPGYGFSGKPARNGWNVQRIARAWSVLMPRLGYARYAAQGGDWGAMVTTCIGIQDPQNCLGIHLNMPIAPPDPATMADLTDKEKSALAGMQHYNDWDSGYSKEQSTRPQTVGYGLTDSPAGQAAWIVEKFWSWTDCDGHPENVLTRDELLDNVMLYWLPANAASSARLYWESFRTPPMDPVTIPVGCSIFPKEIFRTSRRWAEKRFPKLVHFNELEKGGHFAAFEQPEAFVREVRGCFGKLR
- a CDS encoding RNA-binding protein, whose protein sequence is MAKKLYVGNIPFTTTEADLRAMFETHGAVTSVKVITDRETGRSRGFAFVEMDDATAAQNAIRALDGSQMGGRSLRVNEAQDRREGGGGGGGGRGGYGGGGGRGGYGGGGGGGYGGGGGGGRGGYGGGGGGYGGGRDRDRDRY
- a CDS encoding GGDEF domain-containing protein — encoded protein: MPSVLSAADLERDALRVAVRALGELAAGPARAKHEAVGSVLEEVVALAQCSGGVVAERVPTARGGGALRVLAACGGASELQVRGEELAREPALDGGIVLALEALGESLGEIVLLAPAGADAPSLRAALEPFAEACAVLLLGYERAAIRARAEDDLVRSQRHLRRGAQLDGLTGLATRAASQRALEDAVTRSHSAGLPLALILVDVDHAKLLAGRVGPAAFDEALARVARMVHDTVRPADWTGRWGVDAFVVALLGCHAEAASVVAERIRLRVEGASFPVWGGSEVTLSVSAGVASTGPLLEASEVLVARALRATEEAKSAGRNRVCVSRPARA